In Fusarium oxysporum f. sp. lycopersici 4287 supercont2.34 genomic scaffold, whole genome shotgun sequence, the following proteins share a genomic window:
- a CDS encoding uncharacterized protein (At least one base has a quality score < 10) — protein sequence MQSTPDLGHVYEAVKIGQVETKAAAESLAHHVNSLKNELNETNTKAQQTMEVVQRNSEIAMDAKTAAKEATEIGKATMKMIRDMKLVSQQNHASITPTYANVMARGGLATSIHNPQNQKASPVQTVREIIINIRDPVTIANIRAMSPRSLKSHVDLAIAQSSNEHIEKIKVVSSNQLRSGDLSIKTATSSDMVALRQFAEDWEQRIGNGATVRIPTYGVLVHGVRTSSMDMDNLELIRDGLLQDNKPFIPTAEIKYIGWLTRSSSSKSASSVVVEFTRPEDANKVIDGGLIWQGEVFQCELYDRQCRVRQCFQCHKYGHIGTQCKATITCGYCAQEHPTRDCPTKSDRDAPRKCAACNGVHEAWNNQCPVRKQEVNKAKAASKLRPRYHLELESFVTRISTGTRTRERQNNTNTITRTGRPILESGRPQDASSTRSRSPTKRLQKRANPGSDQVASDNPDNEIVVNMGSQRPRRTAAASRRVLEALDVNRQTTQHGQQMEIDDQEC from the coding sequence ATGCAGAGCACGCCCGATCTTGGTCACGTCTACGAAGCAGTGAAAATCGGCCAAGTCGAAACAAAAGCCGCAGCCGAAAGCCTAGCGCATCACGTCAACAGCCTCAAAAATGAGCTCAACGAAACAAACACTAAAGCTCAACAAACCATGGAAGTAGTTCAACGTAATTCGGAAATTGCGATGGACGCAAAAACGGCCGCGAAAGAAGCCACGGAAATCGGTAAAGCAACAATGAAAATGATCAGAGATATGAAGCTCGTGAGCCAGCAAAACCATGCTAGCATCACGCCCACTTACGCCAACGTGATGGCGAGGGGAGGGCTGGCGACAAGCATACATAACCCACAGAACCAGAAAGCATCACCTGTCCAGACCGTACGcgagatcatcatcaacatcagagACCCTGTCACTATAGCCAACATCAGAGCGATGAGTCCCCGTAGCCTCAAGTCACATGTAGACCTCGCAATCGCACAAAGCAGCAACGAACACAtagagaagatcaaggtaGTATCCTCCAATCAGCTCAGGAGCGGTGACTTGAGCATCAAAACGGCCACTTCATCGGACATGGTAGCGCTTAGACAGTTTGCAGAAGACTGGGAACAAAGGATCGGAAACGGTGCCACTGTACGCATTCCGACGTATGGTGTCTTGGTACATGGTGTACGCACTAGTTCGATGGATATGGATAACTTGGAACTCATTAGAGATGGGTTATTGCAGGATAATAAGCCTTTCATACCAACTGCGGAGATCAAGTACATAGGCTGGCTGACGAGATCTTCGTCCTCTAAATCAGCATCTTCGGTCGTGGTCGAGTTCACACGACCGGAAGATGCGAATAAAGTTATTGATGGGGGCCTCATTTGGCAAGGCGAGGTGTTCCAATGCGAACTCTATGACAGACAGTGCCGCGTGAGACAATGCTTCCAGTGTCACAAATATGGCCACATAGGAACCCAGTGCAAGGCAACAATAACATGCGGCTACTGCGCGCAAGAGCATCCTACCCGGGATTGCCCAACCAAGAGCGATAGGGACGCACCACGGAAATGTGCGGCCTGCAACGGTGTACACGAAGCCTGGAATAACCAATGCCCTGTCAGGAAGCAGGAGGTCAATAAAGCCAAAGCGGCCTCTAAACTGCGGCCCAGATATCATCTAGAGCTAGAAAGCTTCGTCACCAGGATATCTACCGGAACCAGAACGCGGGAGCGgcaaaacaacaccaacacaatCACCAGGACAGGACGACCTATTTTGGAATCAGGCCGACCCCAGGACGCCAGTTCGACCCGGAGCAGGTCGCCTACCAAGAGGCTACAGAAAAGAGCGAACCCTGGCAGTGACCAGGTGGCGTCAGATAATCCCGATAACGAGATCGTCGTAAACATGGGGAGCCAGCGGCCAAGACGAACGGCAGCCGCTTCCAGGAGGGTCTTGGAAGCACTGGACGTCAACAGACAAACCACACAGCATGGTCAACAGATGGAAATCGACGACCAAGAATGTTAA
- a CDS encoding uncharacterized protein (At least one base has a quality score < 10) has translation MASQLIADWQPTIDSFWDRYLRYNASLSEADQAMDRDSITMVLKLTGQGHIEEAIIECGHMWQRENERRAPSLKFAHGGCDNHPVIWILSRLYGSVKYPDLWDTCGNYCVNPAFLIMQGMARDLPTDSHALLKAFVTVTVYWLSVKNNLMITETMKYGTRLLSQIEAIPNFDSHVAVSLRNSLAVAFLRSQIDGLGKPGIDSDPGWNITWTQREAIIRAFPNSRNEGLSDLDGEMLRLFYSFIYVGLPHQLDDSKVVDDMMQLYRDREAVYSERHETSMSFIIPLLRDLVQLMRKVPGPLATQEEHGFIYDLVDFCLANGKYDQAQVLVQEFMAVPGRVIPTDSSTSREEFSSWRAPTRSVQALLAQEGTPGRHYYWEDSRLYTISIGKIEMSPAYPKDLFPKAPVKVTATPGAGLQLEISDKYLHDWSGRSDSQGLHDITQRVKRSEIWHLLQKLEMMKDWRILLGLGFAVASPDVSKEPASLIFRTLYRMKNGIGDPSWMALKFPQKDGTDGNRPSTCQHGTCSYPRELSYGYKGNIQQDLDMEKLRMQYAVSDGFGTEDNNGASPTIKLAVPVIPYGHFERSRSYRCGMTYREYFDMLKENLLGGKQSSDPIIHRQKAILHSQPKSILPVWDLIRSEETSDSSKVNDLDLSFTQGFFNGIPSGTVVLNATGNEHSYGLVSTAWQEWKTYILHPVPSEVLTKAKISNIASSNVLGYIMGS, from the exons ATGGCTTCGCAGCTGATCGCTGATTGGCAGCCCACAATCGATTCCTTTTGGGACAGATACCTCAGGTATAATGCTAGCCTCAGCGAGGCTGACCAGGCGATGGATAGAGACAGCATAACTATGGTACTCAAGCTTACTGGTCAGGGACACATCGAAGAAGCCATTATCGAATGCGGCCACATGTGGCAGAGAGAAAACGAACGCAGAGCTCCCAGCCTCAAGTTTGCACATGGCGGCTGCGACAATCACCCCGTCATCTGGATTCTGTCCAGGTTATACGGGTCAGTAAAGTATCCGGATCTGTGGGACACATGTGGAAACTACTGCGTCAATCCAGCTTTTCTGATCATGCAAGGAATGGCTCGGGACCTTCCAACTGATAGCCATGCACTGCTGAAGGCATTTGTCACCGTCACGGTATATTGGCTCAGTGTCAAGAACAATCTGATGATCACTGAAACCATGAAGTACGGGACGAGACTTCTCTCTCAAATAGAGGCCATCCCTAATTTTGACAGCCATGTTGCTGTCTCACTGCGGAACTCCTTGGCTGTTGCTTTTCTCCGGAGCCAGATCGATGGCCTGGGGAAACCAGGTATCGACTCAGACCCAGGATGGAACATTACTTGGACGCAGAGAGAGGCTATCATTCGTGCATTCCCGAACAGCAGAAACGAAGGTCTCTCTGATCTAGATGGGGAGATGCTACGATTATTCTATAGCTTTATCTACGTCGGTTTGCCACACCAGCTCGACGATAGCAAAGTGGTAGATGACATGATGCAGCTATATCGCGACCGCGAAGCCGTCTATAGCGAAAGGCATGAAACTTCTATGTCCTTTATTATACCCCTCCTCAGAGATCTCGTTCAACTCATGAGGAAGGTTCCCGGCCCTCTAGCTACTCAAGAAGAACACGGCTTTATTTACGACCTGGTAGATTTTTGTCTCGCAAATGGGAAGTACGATCAAGCTCAGGTTCTTGTCCAGGAGTTTATGGCAGTGCCCGGTAGGGTCATTCCCACAGATTCATCGACTAGCAGGGAGGAGTTTTCAAGTTGGCGTGCTCCCACCCGTTCTGTCCAGGCATTACTGGCACAGGAAGGAACCCCGGGGAGACATTACTACTGGGAAGACAGCCGACTGTACACAATATCAATTGGAAAGATTGAAATGTCCCCAGCATACCCAAAGGATCTTTTCCCCAAAGCCCCAGTCAAGGTCACAGCAACGCCAGGGGCAGGCCTTCAACTTGAGATATCAGACAAGTATCTGCATGATTGGAGTGGACGCAGTGATTCACAAGGACTGCACGACATTACACAGCGGGTGAAGCGTTCGGAGATATGGCATCTCTTGCAAAAACTTGAAATGATGAAAGACTGGAGAATTCTTCTGGGGTTGGGATTCGCAGTCGCATCACCCGATGTGTCAAAGGAACCGGCATCCCTGATTTTCAGGACTCTTTACCGCATGAAGAA CGGCATCGGAGATCCAAGTTGGATGGCTTTGAAATTCCCGCAGAAGGATGGCACGGACGGGAACCGGCCATCTACCTGCCAGCACGGAACATGTTCCTATCCGAGAGAACTATCGTACGGATACAAGGGAAATATTCAACAGGACCTGGACATGGAGAAATTGAGAATGCAGTACGCTGTCAGCGACGGATTCGGGACAGAGGACAACAATGGAGCAAGCCCGACAATCAAATTGGCAGTCCCAGTGATTCCTTATGGCCATTTCGAGAGATCAAGATCTTACAGATGTGGAATGACATACAGGGAATACTTCGACATGCTGAAAGAAAATCTCTTGGGCGGTAAGCAATCCTCCGATCCGATTATTCACCGGCAGAAAGCGATTTTGCATAGTCAGCCAAAATCTATTCTTCCAGTCTGGGATCTGATTCGGTCAGAAGAG ACCTCTGATTCCAGCAAGGTAAACGACCTCGATCTTTCGTTCACCCAAGGCTTCTTCAATGGAATTCCATCGGGCACAGTTGTTCTCAATGCAACTGGGAACGAGCACTCCTACGGATTAGTGTCCACTGCCTGGCAGGAGTGGAAGACGTATATCCTTCACCCCGTTCCCAGCGAAGTTCTCACGAAAGCCAAGATCTCAAATATAGCGTCTTCTAACGTCCTTGGATACATAATGGGGAGCTAG